A genomic segment from uncultured Desulfuromonas sp. encodes:
- a CDS encoding DUF5320 family protein, whose product MPNQNGTGPLGEGPRTGRGTGRCGRGQRNGMSGRGMGRQGMMRQGIRRLDEEDTDLRQQMNQMQQQLNAMSQTLEELSRPRN is encoded by the coding sequence ATGCCGAATCAAAACGGAACAGGACCTTTAGGTGAAGGGCCCCGCACAGGGCGAGGTACCGGTCGTTGCGGCCGGGGACAACGAAATGGGATGTCCGGTCGGGGCATGGGTCGTCAGGGAATGATGCGCCAGGGAATTCGTCGCCTTGACGAGGAGGATACAGATCTGCGTCAACAGATGAACCAAATGCAGCAACAGCTCAATGCCATGAGCCAAACCCTGGAAGAACTCAGTCGTCCTCGCAACTGA
- a CDS encoding ATP-binding protein translates to MKLAIASGKGGTGKTTLAVALAQACQEPVQLLDCDVEEPNSHLFLGDSPRECEIVTIPVPRIDDELCTHCGACGEFCTFNALACLPTETLLFEGLCHSCGGCQMICPEHAISEQKQRIGVIHKSRHGHIDLYSGLLDVGQAMSPPLIRALKKNQHLENQIILDCPPGTSCPLITTIQDADVVVLVTEPTPFGLHDLEIAVETVRQLQRPLAVIVNRSDLGDRCIVDFCRREKIPILLQLPYEKRVAVAYSRGESLLEALPGLKEQLITVLAQAETLYRENLS, encoded by the coding sequence ATGAAACTGGCCATCGCCTCCGGCAAAGGAGGGACAGGGAAAACCACTCTGGCCGTGGCTCTTGCCCAGGCCTGTCAGGAGCCGGTTCAATTACTCGATTGTGATGTCGAAGAGCCCAACAGTCATCTTTTTTTAGGAGACAGCCCACGGGAGTGTGAAATTGTCACCATCCCCGTGCCGCGCATTGATGACGAGCTGTGCACGCACTGTGGCGCCTGCGGAGAATTTTGCACCTTCAATGCACTGGCCTGCCTGCCAACCGAGACGCTTCTATTTGAAGGCCTATGTCACAGCTGTGGTGGCTGCCAGATGATTTGCCCCGAGCATGCCATCAGTGAGCAGAAACAACGCATCGGCGTTATTCATAAAAGCCGCCATGGCCACATTGATCTTTACAGCGGCCTGCTCGATGTCGGTCAAGCCATGTCACCGCCGCTGATCCGCGCATTGAAAAAAAATCAGCACCTGGAAAATCAAATCATCCTTGATTGTCCGCCGGGTACCTCCTGCCCTCTGATCACGACCATTCAGGATGCCGACGTTGTCGTGCTGGTCACGGAACCAACGCCGTTCGGTTTGCACGATCTTGAAATTGCGGTTGAGACCGTACGCCAGCTTCAGCGCCCGCTAGCTGTCATCGTCAATCGCAGCGACCTCGGTGACCGGTGCATTGTGGATTTTTGCCGCCGCGAAAAAATACCCATTCTTTTGCAATTGCCCTATGAAAAACGCGTTGCCGTCGCCTACTCCCGCGGTGAAAGCCTTCTTGAAGCCCTGCCCGGACTGAAAGAACAGTTAATCACGGTCCTTGCCCAGGCCGAAACCCTGTACCGGGAGAACCTGTCATGA
- the rplU gene encoding 50S ribosomal protein L21, producing the protein MYAVIKTGGKQYKVSEGDTVKIEKIAGSVGETIELSEVLMVGGEEVKIGAPLLPGAKVTARIVEQGKDKKVLVFKSKRRQGFRKTYGHRQPITRLMITGIEA; encoded by the coding sequence ATGTATGCGGTGATCAAGACCGGAGGAAAGCAATACAAAGTATCCGAAGGTGACACAGTCAAAATTGAAAAAATCGCCGGTTCCGTTGGTGAAACCATCGAACTGAGCGAGGTCCTCATGGTCGGCGGAGAAGAGGTAAAAATCGGAGCACCTCTATTGCCAGGCGCAAAGGTCACAGCTCGCATTGTCGAGCAGGGCAAGGACAAAAAAGTCCTCGTCTTTAAATCCAAGCGTCGTCAGGGCTTTCGCAAGACCTATGGACACCGTCAACCCATCACTCGTCTGATGATTACAGGCATTGAGGCTTAA
- a CDS encoding NifB/NifX family molybdenum-iron cluster-binding protein: MKIAFSTQGTDLNARVDTRFGRSERFLIVDTEQETIEVIENTQNRQSAQGAGIQSATRLIQNNVNAVVTGQCGPKAFALLNRSAITVYPTKDTTISDALEAVKNGTLTATEAATVEGHWGEV; encoded by the coding sequence ATGAAAATAGCTTTCAGCACCCAGGGAACGGATCTCAATGCACGGGTAGATACCCGCTTCGGTCGCAGTGAACGCTTTCTGATCGTCGATACTGAACAGGAAACCATTGAGGTGATTGAAAACACCCAGAATCGCCAATCGGCACAAGGTGCAGGGATTCAAAGTGCCACGCGACTGATTCAGAACAACGTCAACGCCGTGGTGACCGGGCAATGCGGGCCTAAAGCCTTTGCCTTGCTCAATCGCTCTGCTATTACCGTCTACCCCACCAAAGACACAACTATTTCGGATGCCCTTGAAGCCGTCAAAAACGGCACTCTGACCGCTACGGAAGCGGCCACAGTCGAAGGTCACTGGGGTGAAGTATGA
- a CDS encoding NifB/NifX family molybdenum-iron cluster-binding protein: MKVAIPTAEGKLTPHFGHCEQFALVDVDENSSVGSPEFVTPPPHEPGVLPQWLAEKQVTLIIAGGMGQRAKQLFDSHGIQVITGAPAELPQVLVEQHLNGSLTTGINLCDH; encoded by the coding sequence ATGAAAGTCGCCATCCCCACTGCCGAAGGCAAGTTGACCCCCCACTTCGGCCACTGTGAACAATTCGCTCTCGTCGATGTCGATGAGAATTCCTCTGTCGGCTCGCCGGAATTTGTCACTCCGCCGCCTCACGAGCCGGGTGTCCTGCCACAATGGTTGGCGGAAAAACAGGTCACCCTGATTATTGCCGGCGGTATGGGGCAACGTGCCAAGCAATTGTTTGACAGTCACGGCATTCAGGTTATTACCGGTGCACCTGCGGAATTGCCCCAGGTTCTGGTCGAGCAACATCTCAACGGCAGCCTGACTACCGGGATCAATCTCTGTGACCATTGA
- a CDS encoding ATP-binding protein: MKELIVVSGKGGTGKTSLTASLAMLADHCLIADCDVDAANLHLLLSPRIEHCHEFISGSIAVIDEAQCTQCGECQRLCRFDGITPLPPYTIRPSGCEGCGVCARFCPQQAITMVPRRCGEWYQSQTMEGAMVHARLDVGAENSGKLVSLVRQQARNWAQEQQAPLVLVDGPPGLGCPVIASITGADHVLIVTEPTLSGLHDLQRIIDLLEHFAIPGSLCINRWDVNPDMTRQIKEQAARRNIACLGLIPFDRQMVNSQLKAQPVVRQQDSIAAMAIRDLWAKLKVQITLDESPTQTKETGVYS; this comes from the coding sequence ATGAAAGAACTGATTGTTGTCAGTGGCAAAGGCGGCACCGGCAAGACCAGCCTGACCGCGTCATTGGCGATGTTGGCCGATCATTGCCTGATTGCCGATTGCGACGTTGATGCGGCGAACCTGCACCTATTGCTGTCGCCACGCATTGAGCACTGCCATGAATTTATCAGCGGGTCCATCGCCGTCATCGACGAGGCGCAGTGCACCCAATGCGGTGAGTGCCAGAGGCTATGTCGGTTTGACGGCATCACCCCGCTGCCCCCCTACACCATTCGGCCTTCCGGATGCGAAGGGTGTGGCGTCTGTGCCCGGTTCTGCCCTCAGCAGGCAATCACCATGGTCCCGCGTCGCTGCGGAGAATGGTATCAATCTCAGACGATGGAAGGCGCCATGGTCCATGCCCGTCTTGATGTCGGTGCGGAAAATTCCGGAAAACTCGTCAGTCTGGTTCGCCAGCAGGCACGAAACTGGGCGCAGGAACAGCAAGCGCCTCTGGTTCTGGTGGATGGTCCTCCAGGTCTCGGCTGTCCGGTCATTGCCTCGATCACCGGAGCCGATCACGTGTTGATTGTCACGGAACCAACCCTGTCGGGTCTTCACGATCTACAACGAATCATTGATCTGTTGGAACACTTTGCCATTCCCGGCAGCCTGTGCATCAACCGTTGGGATGTCAATCCGGACATGACCCGTCAAATTAAAGAGCAGGCAGCACGCCGTAATATCGCGTGTCTCGGTTTAATTCCGTTTGACCGCCAAATGGTTAACTCACAGCTCAAAGCGCAGCCCGTCGTTCGTCAGCAGGACAGCATCGCCGCGATGGCCATCCGCGACCTGTGGGCCAAGCTCAAAGTTCAAATCACCCTGGATGAATCACCAACCCAAACAAAAGAAACAGGAGTCTATTCATGA
- the rpmA gene encoding 50S ribosomal protein L27, which translates to MAHKKAGGSSKNGRDSAGKRLGVKRFGGQEVTAGSILVRQRGTTFHPGNNVGCGKDYTLFALIDGVVTFERKDKKRQKISVYAN; encoded by the coding sequence ATGGCTCACAAAAAAGCGGGCGGCAGTTCCAAGAACGGTCGCGACAGCGCGGGTAAACGCCTTGGCGTCAAGCGATTCGGTGGTCAAGAAGTGACAGCCGGTTCCATTCTGGTACGTCAGCGTGGCACCACGTTCCACCCAGGCAACAATGTTGGTTGCGGCAAGGATTACACCCTGTTCGCCCTGATCGACGGCGTTGTCACGTTTGAACGCAAAGACAAAAAGCGTCAGAAAATTTCTGTCTACGCCAACTAG
- a CDS encoding TIGR03960 family B12-binding radical SAM protein: MMNSCDALLHINRPARYIGGEAGSIHKDPASVDLRFALAFPDTYEIGMSHLGSAILYRVLNQQEWIAAERSYCPWPDMAQEMRDQDIPLMSLESQTPLGKFDLVGFSLQYELCYTNVLTMLKLAGIPLRRDQRNESHPLIVVGGPCAYNPEPLADFIDLAVIGDGEEVIVELCQTVRDSRQAGETRQQCFDRLKLIEGIYLPQLFAFSYDDRGQIKERTALDPQVQSVKRRFITDLDTTVYPDKPLIPFMHTVHDRVAVEIARGCTRGCRFCQAGYIYRPVRERNAETIAQHIDNALENSGYDEVSLLSLSSGDYTAIEPLLKHLMARYAEDRVAVSLPSLRVGSLTEDLIEEIRKVRKTGFTLAPEAGTDRLRDVINKGIKADDLLETARTIYTLGWRLIKLYFMMGLPTESREDLDAIVELARQVKRCAKGTEGGGDVNVAVSTFVPKAHTPFQWEAQLSIAETVERQHYLRDELRRKKLRLKWHEAELSYLEGVFARGDRRLGAVLEKAVELGSCFDGWRDHFQFARWQQAFANCGIDSDFYLRQRDENEILPWDHIDCGIDKGFFLAERRNALAEHYTPDCRTGPCSGCGVCDFDQLRMRYAKEQPQFPAIEAKSSQGEERFKIRLCLHKTDQARFVSHLEFMTVLQRALRRINAPVRFSQGFHPHPRISFPDALPTGVESISEVVDVELYQPVDADQLGQQLAAELPSGFAVTSVQNVHWRMPSPGSCIVASDYRVPLDDSVRQRVSEQIGPFMDADHVIVQRDKGGKVVDVDIRGDVDALCLEQNALIMTLRKGSPVTIAAHLLGLGDHEVRSLRICKTAVTMEVPESFED; the protein is encoded by the coding sequence ATGATGAATTCCTGCGACGCTCTGCTGCACATTAACCGTCCGGCCCGCTATATCGGCGGCGAGGCTGGCAGCATCCACAAAGACCCCGCTTCTGTGGATCTACGTTTTGCCCTGGCCTTTCCCGACACCTACGAAATCGGCATGAGCCACCTCGGTTCAGCCATTCTCTACCGTGTTCTAAACCAACAGGAATGGATCGCTGCCGAACGCAGTTATTGCCCTTGGCCGGACATGGCGCAGGAGATGCGCGACCAAGATATCCCTCTGATGTCGCTGGAATCACAAACGCCTCTCGGCAAATTCGACCTGGTCGGTTTCAGCCTGCAATATGAATTGTGTTACACCAATGTGCTGACCATGCTCAAGCTGGCCGGTATCCCCCTGCGCCGCGACCAGCGCAATGAGAGCCATCCGCTGATCGTCGTTGGTGGCCCCTGCGCCTATAACCCGGAACCATTGGCTGACTTTATCGACCTGGCCGTGATCGGCGACGGCGAAGAAGTGATTGTCGAGCTGTGTCAAACCGTGCGTGACAGTCGTCAGGCCGGTGAAACGCGCCAGCAATGTTTCGATCGTCTGAAACTGATTGAGGGCATCTACCTGCCGCAGCTGTTTGCCTTCAGTTATGACGATAGAGGTCAGATCAAAGAGCGCACAGCTCTTGACCCGCAGGTGCAAAGCGTCAAACGCCGCTTTATCACCGACCTCGACACAACCGTCTATCCGGACAAACCGCTGATTCCGTTCATGCATACGGTTCACGACCGCGTGGCGGTCGAAATTGCCCGCGGCTGTACGCGTGGCTGCCGCTTCTGCCAGGCCGGTTATATCTACCGCCCGGTGCGTGAGCGCAATGCGGAAACCATCGCCCAACACATCGACAACGCCCTTGAAAACAGCGGTTACGACGAAGTCTCACTGCTGTCACTGTCCAGCGGCGACTATACGGCCATTGAACCGCTGCTCAAACACCTGATGGCCCGTTATGCCGAAGACCGCGTGGCCGTGTCCCTGCCCAGCCTGCGCGTCGGTTCGCTGACCGAAGATTTGATCGAAGAGATTCGCAAGGTACGCAAGACCGGCTTCACCCTGGCGCCGGAAGCTGGCACCGACCGGCTGCGTGATGTCATCAACAAGGGGATCAAAGCCGATGACCTGCTGGAAACTGCCCGCACCATCTACACCCTCGGCTGGAGGCTGATCAAACTCTATTTCATGATGGGCTTGCCCACGGAAAGCCGTGAAGACCTCGATGCCATTGTTGAACTGGCCCGTCAGGTCAAACGTTGCGCCAAAGGCACGGAAGGCGGAGGCGACGTCAATGTGGCCGTCTCCACCTTTGTCCCCAAAGCGCATACGCCGTTCCAGTGGGAAGCGCAACTGAGCATCGCCGAAACCGTGGAACGGCAGCACTACCTGCGCGACGAACTGAGGCGTAAAAAGCTACGCCTGAAATGGCATGAAGCTGAACTGTCCTATCTTGAAGGGGTGTTTGCCCGTGGCGACCGGCGTCTTGGTGCCGTTTTGGAAAAAGCGGTCGAACTCGGCAGTTGCTTTGACGGCTGGCGCGATCATTTTCAGTTCGCCCGCTGGCAACAGGCCTTTGCTAACTGCGGCATCGACAGTGATTTTTATCTGCGCCAGCGTGACGAAAACGAAATTCTGCCCTGGGACCACATCGACTGCGGCATCGACAAAGGTTTCTTCCTGGCGGAGCGCCGCAATGCCCTGGCCGAGCACTACACCCCGGATTGCCGCACCGGACCATGCAGCGGTTGCGGTGTGTGCGATTTTGATCAGCTGCGTATGCGCTATGCCAAAGAACAGCCACAATTCCCTGCGATCGAGGCAAAAAGTTCTCAAGGGGAAGAGCGCTTTAAAATTCGCCTGTGCCTGCACAAGACTGACCAAGCCCGCTTTGTCAGTCATCTGGAATTCATGACCGTGTTGCAGCGCGCACTGCGTCGCATAAATGCGCCGGTGCGTTTTTCCCAGGGATTTCACCCTCACCCCCGCATCTCGTTTCCCGACGCGCTGCCCACCGGGGTCGAAAGCATCAGCGAAGTGGTCGATGTGGAACTCTATCAGCCCGTTGACGCGGACCAGCTTGGCCAGCAACTGGCCGCCGAGCTACCGAGCGGATTCGCCGTGACCTCGGTGCAAAATGTTCATTGGCGTATGCCGTCACCAGGCAGCTGTATTGTTGCCAGCGACTATCGCGTGCCCCTTGATGACAGCGTCCGCCAGCGGGTGAGTGAACAAATTGGTCCATTTATGGACGCCGACCATGTTATCGTACAACGAGACAAAGGCGGCAAAGTGGTCGACGTGGATATCCGTGGCGATGTCGACGCCCTGTGCCTGGAGCAAAATGCCCTGATCATGACCCTGCGTAAAGGCAGCCCGGTCACTATCGCCGCCCATCTGCTCGGCCTCGGCGACCATGAGGTCCGTAGCCTGCGCATCTGTAAAACGGCGGTCACTATGGAGGTTCCTGAGTCTTTTGAAGACTAG
- a CDS encoding PaaI family thioesterase, translated as MTIDLASATGEGHGHQHCIMCGERNPLSLKLAFTDDGQGGVQTSFRGSPWLQGYHSLLHGGIICSLLDSAMTHCLFAHHIKAVTGELKVRFLHPVPAEAPLHLSARITQRLAPVYRVEAQLHHGDCLMARADAKFMQFDALSASAE; from the coding sequence GTGACCATTGATCTGGCCTCGGCCACCGGTGAAGGACACGGGCATCAGCACTGCATCATGTGTGGAGAGCGCAATCCACTGTCATTAAAACTTGCCTTTACTGACGATGGCCAGGGTGGTGTCCAGACATCATTCCGTGGTTCGCCGTGGCTGCAGGGCTATCATAGCCTGCTCCACGGCGGCATTATCTGCTCTCTGCTCGACAGCGCCATGACCCATTGCCTGTTTGCCCACCACATCAAAGCCGTCACCGGCGAGCTGAAGGTGCGCTTTCTTCACCCGGTTCCGGCTGAAGCGCCATTGCACCTTTCAGCCCGTATCACCCAACGCCTGGCTCCGGTGTATCGCGTTGAGGCTCAGCTGCATCATGGCGACTGTCTGATGGCCCGTGCCGATGCCAAGTTCATGCAGTTTGATGCCCTGTCAGCATCAGCGGAGTAA
- a CDS encoding phosphatase produces MSEIFSPEVDLHVHTISSGHAFSTIEENARAAAERGLKGIGMTDHGPSMPGAPHLYHFMVLGFIPDTLCGVRIFRGIEANLQNDGRIDLDDSYLQNLDVVLAGFHADCGYTGTTRDDHTRTMMLAMENPLVHIISHPGNPEFPIDYYAVVRQAVATGTALEINSSSFRRARRGSAPNCMEIARLCAEQGALVSIGSDAHIAQGVGEFSDSLQALMQVGIDPEQIVNRTLESTLAFLGLDGELDA; encoded by the coding sequence ATGTCCGAAATCTTTTCCCCCGAGGTGGACCTGCATGTCCACACCATTTCTTCGGGGCATGCGTTCAGTACCATAGAGGAAAATGCTCGAGCCGCTGCAGAGCGAGGCCTCAAGGGGATCGGCATGACCGACCATGGGCCATCGATGCCCGGAGCGCCGCATCTCTATCATTTCATGGTGTTGGGCTTTATCCCGGATACGTTATGCGGTGTGCGCATTTTTCGCGGGATAGAAGCCAATTTGCAGAACGATGGTCGCATCGACCTCGACGACAGCTATTTGCAAAATCTCGATGTGGTTCTGGCCGGGTTTCATGCCGATTGTGGTTATACGGGGACGACCCGCGACGATCATACCCGGACCATGATGTTGGCCATGGAAAATCCGCTGGTGCATATTATCTCCCATCCCGGCAATCCGGAATTCCCGATTGATTATTATGCCGTGGTCCGTCAGGCGGTCGCGACCGGGACCGCTTTGGAGATCAACAGCTCTTCCTTTCGACGGGCGCGGCGGGGCAGTGCACCCAACTGCATGGAGATTGCCCGGCTGTGTGCCGAACAGGGGGCCTTGGTGTCCATCGGCAGTGATGCGCATATTGCTCAGGGGGTTGGAGAGTTCAGTGATTCCCTCCAGGCCTTGATGCAGGTGGGTATTGATCCCGAGCAGATTGTTAATCGAACTCTCGAATCGACCCTGGCATTTCTTGGCCTGGATGGAGAACTGGACGCATGA
- a CDS encoding sigma 54-interacting transcriptional regulator, which translates to MAKQDEDNLTTSTEAILESISDGVFTVDNDWRITSFNRAAEEITGTPRDQAIGQLCSEVFRSSMCENHCALRQTLADGKPIINRTGYMINADGERIPISISTAVLRDKRGRIIGGAETFRDLSEVEALRKQLSGQRQLGDLVSHSPVMHDIFQLITAVAASSSTVLIQGETGTGKELVARAIHSLSERADQPFVAVNCGALPDTLLESELFGHKKGAFTGAIADKPGRFAVAGRGSLFLDEIGEISPALQVRLLRVLQEHQFEPLGSNRSEPCHARILAATNRNLEEMVEKGEFRRDLFYRIQVVQIDLPPLRQRMEDLPLLVDHFIQRFNQLQHKNITSVTPAALSALMAHHWPGNVRELENVVERAFVLCRSSAIDLPCLPTTLQQGAADSGAQAIRASRQQHERQVILAALKRNQFNRAATARELNIHKATLYRKISTLHIALPDHDGRNTTPSH; encoded by the coding sequence ATGGCGAAACAGGATGAGGACAACCTGACCACCTCCACCGAGGCGATTCTCGAGAGCATCAGCGATGGGGTGTTTACCGTCGATAATGACTGGCGCATCACCTCGTTTAACCGCGCTGCCGAGGAGATCACCGGCACACCGCGCGATCAGGCTATCGGTCAGCTGTGCTCCGAGGTGTTTCGCTCCAGCATGTGCGAAAACCACTGCGCCCTGCGCCAAACCCTGGCCGACGGGAAACCGATCATCAACCGCACCGGCTACATGATCAATGCCGACGGCGAACGTATCCCCATCAGTATTTCCACCGCCGTATTACGCGACAAACGCGGCCGCATCATTGGCGGGGCAGAAACGTTTCGTGATCTCAGTGAGGTGGAAGCACTGCGCAAACAGCTTAGTGGCCAGCGTCAGCTCGGTGATCTGGTCAGTCACAGCCCGGTGATGCACGATATTTTCCAGCTGATTACCGCCGTGGCCGCCAGCAGCAGTACCGTCTTGATTCAAGGCGAAACCGGCACCGGTAAAGAACTGGTCGCCCGCGCGATCCACAGCCTCAGTGAACGCGCGGATCAGCCTTTTGTCGCCGTCAACTGCGGCGCCCTGCCCGACACCCTGCTCGAATCGGAACTGTTCGGCCACAAAAAAGGCGCGTTTACCGGTGCGATTGCCGACAAGCCGGGGCGTTTTGCCGTCGCCGGCCGCGGCAGCCTGTTTCTCGATGAAATCGGTGAAATCAGCCCGGCCCTGCAAGTCCGCCTGCTGCGCGTCCTCCAAGAACATCAGTTCGAACCGCTCGGTTCCAACCGCAGCGAACCCTGTCATGCCCGCATCCTTGCCGCTACCAATCGCAACCTTGAGGAAATGGTGGAAAAAGGAGAATTCCGCCGCGACCTGTTCTACCGCATTCAGGTGGTCCAGATTGACTTGCCGCCCCTGCGACAGCGCATGGAAGATCTGCCTCTGCTGGTTGACCACTTCATCCAGCGCTTCAATCAGTTGCAACATAAAAACATCACCTCGGTCACGCCAGCAGCCCTCAGTGCGTTAATGGCCCATCACTGGCCGGGCAATGTTCGCGAACTCGAAAATGTTGTCGAACGGGCCTTTGTACTGTGTCGGAGCAGCGCGATCGACCTGCCCTGCCTGCCGACAACGCTGCAACAGGGTGCAGCGGACAGCGGAGCCCAGGCCATCCGCGCCAGCCGCCAACAGCACGAACGTCAGGTCATTCTCGCCGCTCTGAAACGTAATCAGTTCAACCGTGCTGCTACGGCCCGTGAGCTGAACATCCACAAAGCGACGCTTTACCGAAAGATCAGTACTCTGCACATCGCCCTGCCTGACCACGATGGTCGCAACACCACACCGTCGCACTAG
- a CDS encoding Rne/Rng family ribonuclease produces the protein MTKKLVINTTSRETRVALQENGHIAELYIERCCERGIVGNIYKGKVIRVLPGMQAAFVDIGLEKAGFLYVADVIDEMDAVVDYVDGRSSSADPGDENIEENPLPPIEDLLQEGQEILAQIAKEPLGTKGARITSHISLPGRHLVYMPTIDHIGISRRIENEEEKERLRSTVEEIRPPGTGFIVRTAAEGKSEDDLRADMLYLSELWKDIDARQKGAIAPCLIHSDLDVTSKVLRDILTEDIRHIVVDSQSEYDKIVQFLGTYMPKQKYTIELHDKNEPLFDAYGLEVEIARALGRKVWLKSGGYIIIEQTEALTAVDVNTGRFVGKRNLEDTILKTNLEAVREIAYQLRLRNIGGLIIIDFIDMEKEAHREQVHSALEEALKSDKSKTNILKISELGLVEMTRKRVRESIGRTLCEPCPYCEGTGYIKSRTTMVFEIFRKLKREMSDLPGYRVNLQVHPDVAALLYDEESGVIDELEQHYQKQITIIARPNFHIEQFEIGAG, from the coding sequence ATGACCAAGAAACTGGTCATCAACACAACATCGCGTGAAACCCGCGTTGCCTTGCAGGAGAACGGTCATATTGCCGAACTCTATATTGAGCGCTGCTGCGAACGAGGCATTGTCGGCAATATTTACAAAGGCAAAGTGATCCGCGTACTGCCCGGCATGCAGGCGGCCTTTGTTGATATCGGTCTGGAGAAGGCCGGTTTTCTTTACGTCGCTGATGTGATTGATGAAATGGATGCCGTGGTTGATTATGTGGACGGTCGCAGTTCCAGCGCCGATCCCGGCGATGAGAACATCGAAGAAAACCCCCTGCCGCCCATCGAAGATTTGCTTCAGGAAGGTCAGGAGATCCTCGCTCAGATCGCCAAAGAACCTCTCGGCACGAAAGGCGCACGCATCACCTCGCACATCTCCCTGCCCGGTCGTCATCTGGTCTATATGCCAACCATTGACCATATCGGCATCTCGCGACGGATTGAAAACGAAGAGGAGAAAGAACGTCTGCGTTCCACGGTAGAAGAAATTCGGCCACCGGGGACCGGTTTTATTGTCCGAACCGCCGCAGAGGGGAAAAGCGAAGATGATCTGCGTGCCGATATGCTTTATCTTTCTGAACTGTGGAAGGATATTGATGCCCGTCAAAAAGGGGCGATTGCTCCCTGCCTGATCCATTCGGACCTTGATGTGACCAGCAAAGTTCTCCGCGATATCCTCACTGAAGACATCCGCCACATTGTCGTCGATTCGCAAAGCGAGTATGACAAAATTGTGCAGTTTCTCGGCACCTACATGCCGAAACAAAAATATACCATTGAGCTGCACGACAAAAACGAGCCACTGTTTGATGCCTACGGCCTCGAAGTGGAGATCGCCCGCGCTCTGGGACGCAAAGTCTGGCTAAAAAGTGGCGGTTATATCATCATTGAGCAGACCGAGGCGCTGACCGCTGTCGATGTCAATACCGGCCGTTTTGTCGGCAAGCGCAACCTCGAAGACACCATTCTCAAAACCAACCTTGAAGCAGTACGCGAAATTGCCTATCAGCTGCGCCTGCGCAACATCGGCGGCCTGATCATTATTGATTTTATTGATATGGAGAAGGAAGCCCACCGCGAACAGGTGCACAGTGCCCTTGAAGAAGCCTTAAAGAGCGACAAGAGCAAAACCAATATCCTCAAAATCTCCGAACTGGGTCTGGTTGAGATGACTCGAAAACGGGTGCGCGAGAGCATTGGCCGCACTCTATGCGAGCCCTGTCCGTACTGTGAAGGCACCGGCTACATCAAGAGCCGCACCACCATGGTGTTTGAGATTTTCCGCAAGTTGAAACGGGAGATGAGTGACCTGCCCGGCTACCGTGTCAACCTGCAGGTGCATCCCGATGTTGCCGCGTTGCTCTACGATGAGGAAAGTGGTGTGATTGACGAGCTGGAGCAGCACTACCAGAAACAGATCACCATTATCGCCCGGCCCAATTTTCACATTGAGCAATTCGAGATCGGTGCCGGTTAA